A region of the Lycium barbarum isolate Lr01 chromosome 1, ASM1917538v2, whole genome shotgun sequence genome:
aggaaggtgttcatatatacccttcagagATGAATTGACGTTAGTGACATATTCTATTATGCTGAGCAGATTATTTGTGAGTCTTATTGTAACTTGTGTTATTCGATTATACTTCATTGATGTTGACGTGATACGTGTTCTTGAGTCATTCCTTGTGATTTGATAATGAGACGATGTTGATGATGattgagatggaacatatacatcttgTAAGGCACATTTGAAAGAGGGTGACGATGTAGCCtagtgtgagctcgtggtccgaggttctttcgggaacgagtggtacatagataccatgggtcccttgtaggtcatgactatttgaggaaaacattaccatttagcatgtgtgtacagatatgtgACAGAGATGGGAACTTCATTGTTTATTTTACTTCCTTTGTCTTGAGCATTGGTGTTTGTTGTTAATAATTGGTGACTTATTCTAAAGGTGGATTTTTTTAGGGTATTATTTGTGATACATGTTTGTTGTACCTGTCTgcctatttcatttattttatgtatgtatgcatgatactaatcttagtaggcctatgatacctaccagtacgtgttaCTTGTACTGACCTACATTTGTTGCACTTTTTTTGTGAGTACAGACGTTGAGCCAGTGACTTCTTCCATACCTCGCATCTAGTTGAGGTTATTCGCTACAAGATCAGAGGGTGAACTCCTATCCGTGCCATAtcacctgaagatctttctttatttcagaTGTCTATTTACATCCCAGACATTATGTTATTTTTAGATAGTACTTCTTTTTAGACATTGTTGCTTAAAATCCTTAtacggtgactttcagatttGGGGATGTAATAACTATATTTCCACACTTGTTATTTATTTATACTATTTCTAGGTTCTCCTTATCATTTATTTGTGAGTAATTTTTTTATAATTGGTTAAGTAATTGAAATTGGCTTGGTAATGGGTTAAGGGACTGGTTTGCCCACCATAGgactagtgtgggtgccactcacgttTGTTTAGGACTGACatatcaatagtttgactcatttatgctatCAAACTATCGAAAATGGTTCATTTATGACAcgcatcaatagtttgactcatttatgccatcgcccgttaccaaaatgactcacccatgccatttttcattacgCCAGTTTTATAATActagatatgacacgtggcctccaattagaggtctatgtcgtttaattaaaccagcccaattttaaatacCAAATTAACAAAAAATCCGACCCATGCACCctacccacccacaaccataatctagttggaggtcACGTGTCATATACGGTATTGTAAAACTGATGTTAATGAAATATGGCATGGATGAGTTATTTTGGTAAcgggcgatgacataaatgaatcaaactattgatgagtggcacaAATGAGCAATTTTCGATAGTTCAAtgtcataaatgagccaaactattgacgagtgacataaatgagccatttccgatagttcgatagcatatttgagcctttttcgTTCTTTTAAATTGGTGGTCAGATTTAATTGGAAAATAAAAAGGTTATATAGATGTCACGAGGAAAATTTAGGTGGGGATATGAGATTTAGTGAATGAGAGATAAATATGGCCTGAAAGTTGGATGACAAGGGCAAATATATTGAAAAGGTATAAAGAATGAAAATTTTGTATAACTCATTTTCTTAGAGCGTAGGgggaaataaaaataataaaataaactataataaaaatataaaaatatatttgtaCTTTATAAAAATATGTTCTCCTCTCTCAACCCATTCCCGCACTATTTTCCCCCATTTCTAGGttgaaagaatatatatatatatatatatatatatatatatatatatatatatatatatatatatatatatctattttatgacaccgagccgtgctatagtcggccgggtacgacatcttttgtgcacaccactgcagttaggtacgaataacaccgagccttgttatggccgggtacgggtgacaccgagcctatatggccgggtacggtatcattatatatgtatgtatggaaatATTTTCTTTAGAGAAAGGCTAAGTATGCATGACAACCACCTTAAGAGGCATCCTGAGATATAAATTAATCTTTTTACCTTATGTTACTTTCAtgctgttattcatgccttacatactcagtacattattcatactgacgtctttttgctTGTGGATGTTATGTTCATGCTCGCAAGTAGATAAGGAGACGGACCAGACTCCTAGGCTGCTTCTTCAGCGATTGTACAGGAGTgctccatttgtttcggagctgcggtttagctggtactattcttttgtgtacatgtatggtCATTGCAGGGTCCTGTCCCCTCTTTATGATGTTATACTCTCcttgtaaaggctcgtagacaaatgtatatagttagatgtttcgTAACTTCATATGTtcatattttgtatttcattttggcagccttgtcgacttgtctATACGGCTAtagtttatgatgtttctatagaCATGTATTTATCTATTGAACTCGTGTCTCTTACAGTTTATGACAAATGTGAGTTAgacatgtggtccacctagatatgattatgagcaGTATGTTAAGAGGTGTTCGGTAGAGCAGCTCCGGGTACCAGTCATGCCCTTCGGTTGGATCGTGACATTGGCTCAGCACGAGCACAAATTCTTTTCTGGTAAGGGGGAGTCATAATTTAGACTTGTGGTGTGTGACAACGTGTTTTCTATGGATTCTTGGTACTAAAGACGACTTTCGAAGGTGTGGAAGAAAGATAAGTAGAATTAGAGTACTTTGGGGGTACAAGTTTGACAATAGGTTGCGATTTCAGCTAAAGGGTCGTGGCGAATATGATGATAATTGTGGAATCAATCAATTACGTTCAGATGTATGATTATAATCAAAATCAGGTATGATTAAAATCAAAATCAGGTATTTCAGGTAGAGTCAGATCAAATGAGTGAGAATCAGACTATTGATCTAAGTTCAAGGAAGATTTGGCGGATTAAGTAAGCAAGGAATTTCTATGGACTTTATGAAAGGATTACCATGGACTTTGGTAAAACTTTGGTGAGTACTTGGGTCATTGTGGACCATTTGACTAAGTTGACCCTTTGTGTATCAGATCAAACTACTTACAAATCGGATAGAGTTTATATGTCATTTCACCCTTAGATAGATAGCCAGTCCAAGTAGACTATTCAGGCTCTTGAGGAATGTGGCGGGCTTGTATGATTGACCTTGGTGGTTATTGGGGATCAGTTCTTGCCTTTGGCTGAGTTTGCTTAAAGTGATAGTTACATTGCGAGCATTGAGATGGCACCAATTGAGACATTACATGGTGGGAGATGTTGTCATTCTCTAGTTGTTGGTTCGATGAGTTTGAGGTTAGGCCTTAGAGTACAGACTTATTGAGGGATTCTTTAGATAAGGTCAAATTGATTCAGCAACGGCTTCTcacagctcagagtaggcaaaagagtTATGCAGATAGAAAGGTCCTTGATTCGGAGTACATAGTTGGCGAATGGGTTTTTGATGAAGGtctcacccataaagggtgtgaAAAGGTTTAGAAAGAAGGGCAAATTGAGCCTAGGTATGTTGGTCCCTTTGAGATTGTTCAGCATGTTGGCAAGGTGGACTATTAGTTAGCTTTGTCACTTGGTTTGTTGGGTATTCGACTCGTATTTCATATTTCGATGCTCAAGAAGTACCATTTGGATGGTACTCATGTGATTCAATGGGTTTTAGTGTTGCTTGATCTGAATTTGACTTTTGAGGAAGAGCCGGTAGCCATTTTGAATTGGCAGATTCCGAAGTTGAGATCCAAAGAGTTAGTTTCACTGAAGGTTAAATAGAGGCATCATCTGATCGAGGAGGTTACTTGGGAGACCGACTTAGATATACGGAGTGGATATCCTCAGCTTTTCTATTGTTCAGATACCTTCCTTCTCTttacgttcgaggacgaacatatgtttaagtggtggatgatgtaacgacCTGAACGGTCATTTTGAGAACCGATGCTCTATTTTGCGTGTCATTTATTCCAGAAGCTTTGtaataattattttgaatttcttgtcaaatttgaagtcaaacagATATCATTTGAttcactttgggagaaggtttcacTTTGGAAATTTCGACATTTGATTATTTGAAAAAATTGTTTGTTTTGGGAAAACGTGCCCTGATTGGCGATCTGAAGATTTCGCtagatttgaaatattatttatgacctgtAGAAATTGACGAAGCTAATTTTTGAGTTCATTTGGTTGGTTTTGACAATTAAATTGGTTTTAGCATTaaatatgcctatttatggtgaacAGACGGTCACAGAAAGAAATAAGACCCGGATTAAAAATTTGTCGGTTCTGTTAGCTTCGTATTGATGTTTATGACTTCCGTGGATGAGTGACACGATTCTCGAGGCTTTCGGATGAGTATTGGATAAGGAAAAGGATATTTTGGAAATCCTTAAGTTAAGAAATGAAaatgtttgaccaaagtcaataccgtaggtaaatgagtctttttcaAGGTATCATCAATTCGGTTAGGTCcgaaatgtgatttatgacttagtggagtcattggttcgggtgtgatttaggTTGTTGGTTGAGAATCTAGTTTTTTAGAGGATTTGAAGTTGACCACGATCAAGATCGGGTCAAGACAATCTCAtttggatgttttgagagttTGAGCAGATTCGTATGATGATTTGGACTTGTCCATAAATTTTGGTTAGATTCTGATGAGTTTCGGATGAGTTTTGGTTGTATggtgtttgttttttgttttgacgCTATTTTGAGCAAAAAGGGTATCATATTGAGCAAACGACCTTTGATTTGTATTTTGCTTGAACTGTTAGATCCGTATCATAATTTTGGAACTATAGCAACAAGAATAGTCGTGTTTCGCCATCGTATGAGGgagatatgaccattttactacaATATTTCACTCCTGCTTTTCAGTGTTTTTCACAAAAAATAAGATTGGCCTTCGGGATCGCTTCATGCAACATCACGATCGCAAAAAAGGAAAATGCCTGGACAATGTATAAATTGACCAGTCCGaaatatttagtattttgagcatattttgagttctagagctccgtTTGAAGTGATTTTCGCGGCATTGTTCTCGTCTCAGCTAggggtaagtatctaacctttatttaGGTGTTTCCGTATGATTATTTCTGTTGGTTATCATTTTTATCCATGTTTGGTTGGGAAAAATTGGGGTTTTAAActcaaaagttgaaaagtggtaAACAATGGATTTGAGGATCAAGATGAAGGCTTATTGAATGGGTTTTATGGATTAGACTAATTAAACTATGAGTAAACTAATTTTGAATTAAAATTCCTATTTTGTCCTTTCGGGCTCGGGGTTACCTTTTCATTTTTGGGTTCCAAatcaaagtatagcaatatgggtatcattggactcgTTTAAATTCGTAGAGTACAATTTTGACTATATTAGACCCGATTTTGCAACGAAATTATAATTTTAACCCTTTGGGGCTCAGAATTGGCTTTTGGGGTGAATTTTTGGATCCGAATTATTAtcctagcaatatgggtgtctacGGACTAGTGTAAGGACAAGTTCATGTGGTGATCGCTTGAGCTTCAGACTTCAAATCAGGCATGTTGAGACTATAACGCTTGACTTAAACGTCATGGTTGGTCTAAATTGGACTAATAAGAGGGGATACTGGGCTAAATTAAGGGGGTCCCGATACCAgcgaggtgacgagcacttgtctCAAGTATCGGTTCCATGATACAGGTATTTTTCCTGTAATTTCCATTGTATAGTCCAATTTGAATGTcatgctttgggcattagctgatAACATAAATTGATTTGTGTCTATGACTAGGATATGAGGTTCCTTATTTATTGCTTCTATGTTGATTACCTGTCTTATATGTGATTGTATGTTCTCATCACTCCTGCAATACTCGTTTAAAAGTGGATAAgagctaaagattgagtctttattgcTTAGCTTGATTGCTTATTGTGCtgcatgtcatattcatgcttaCTATAGTATCTCATGTGCATTTGAGGATACTTGTGATAGGTCCGAGGGTAAATGATTCCTAACGGAGTGATGGTGGTATTTTGAGCCAGATTGGCTAGTGACAAGTAATGTGAGCCTAAGGGCTGAGTATTATGATTTTGGAGCCTACGGGCTAGGTATTTTGATTGGAAGCCTAAAATGGCTAGGAATCCGATGGAAAATTCCAggttggtatatggacctcgcgagtccgcTATAGGTCACGATTCATAGAATTTGAACGTGTGTATACCGGTGATGGAAAGgtcttgcattgcatttcatatcATTGCATATCATATGACTTCATTGATTACCTTGGTCGTGATTTGCTTGAGTTGTTGCCTGATTTACCTTAAATGCCTACTTGGAAACTTGATGGACTTGTGGATTAGAAGCTTTCACCTGGGCTTATAACTGGATATTGTTGAGATTTTTGTGATTAGAATTATTGTGGACTAATAGAAGTTAAGTGCGGTAGTAGCAATCGTAGGCCAACCCTCGTCTCCGTTTTTGTTAAGGTAGGTCGACGATGCTGCTAAGTACACGTTGTTTCtcgtactcacgctacacttgctgcacctttttatGTGCATATTTTTTCCCTAGCACTAATGTGGCTTGAGGCTTTATCGATCGTTGAGGAGCCTGTTTTGGAGGATTCGAGGTGAGCTGTTAGCTGATCCGTGACAtcagattcttcttcttcttcttcatttactTATCCCTGTCTCCTTGTTTCAGACAGTGTATTAGCTCTTATCTCAGACTTGTATCAGTTTCTTCGTGGTTCTTGTACTAGTAACACCAGATTTTGTGTGGTTGTACTTATTCCACATATTTATGATTATGAGACTTAGTTTATGACTCTGAAATgactttatttatttcttttcgcATAATATATTTGTTAAAATTGGCTTAATTGGTTGTGCACGGTTCTCCTACCGGGTGGGGGTAGGTGGCTTCATGGCTTTGAAATTTGGGTTGTGACAGTTAGCCTCAAAATACATTTTGACTCCACAAGAGGATAACGCTTGTGATATATTAAAATCTTAAGAAAATAATTGAAAGAGGCTCGGGTTGGGAGATAAGCAAATTAAATGTACCTACAAGCTGAAGATATAACAATAGAAAACAAATTTTTTACAGACATATACCAGACCTTCTTGCATTAAGGTTATgctgtctacatcacacccttAGGGCAGTCACAGAGCCACAGCCCGACAAGGGTGTTCAACCGACACCCTTCGCCAAAAATTTATACCCTTTAGACATGTCAATTGTTACGTATTAGACATATATTACATATAGAACACTCTTAATATATAGATTATATAAATTTGAACACCCTTGACAAAATTCCCAGCTCTGCCACTGCCTTAGGGTGTAGCCCTTTCCCGGTTCTGTTAACGCGGGATGCTTTGTACAccgaactgtttttttttttttatatatatctgGCCTGCGACGCATGCCTTCTGCATGTCTTGGGAAAAAAAGAAATTTTTGGACTACATTTCAGAATGTGAAATTTAGAGACCTCGGCGCATTCCTGCGGCATGCTTAGAAAATTTGGCTCATGCGTCGGACCTGTGGCGCATGCTTTAAAATTTTTCTGTATATAAAGAGTGAAGTCAGGGAGAGAGATTATTATTTCAAACTTTTGACTTTGAGAGTTGTAGGGAGAAGAGGGCCGACCTAGGCATTAATGCCACTGAAGGTGTGTCATTAACGGTAGTTTCTAGTTGatccaatttatgtgaatcttttCGCTTTACGAGATTTAAATTATATCgattttgactttttttttaatcatattgACATGAAAAacattgcaacttatagtactttttatatagTTCTCGAATATCCAGATTTTAACTTTTAAAGAGTTACACTCTGCTTGGATCATTGTTACCCATCGTATCATAATATATTGTACTGTatcgtattgtattgtactgtctTGTAGATACAATTAGTGTTTGAATAGATTGTATCGTTAAATTTGTTGTTGTTTAATGCAAAATTTTATTGTTTGATTTGACTGTATCGTACTATATTGTAACTAGTTTTACTCAAATGACCTAAACATTGTAAATATTAAATCTATCAACAATTactaataaaaattaatttgagACACTTCTTTCTGCTAATTTGTAATGAATTATGCCTTGTAAATAAATTAAGCATCTAAATTCATGCAAATTCTAACAAAATTAATGATAAAAAACAGGTTATTAATATTATAAACAATAATatgtacactttttttttttcattagaaGTTCCTTATAAATCCAATGTAGAAGCAACAATTTGTGCACTTCTCCAATCTGACATTGCAATTCCAAAACTTTTTCATTTCTCGTAGCATGCTTGCATAAACGAACAAAATAGCACTTGAGATAACTGAAATCAGCAAAGCTTTTTTTAAACAAAACACACAAGGAGAGAGATAGTCAAAGAAAAGGAGAGCAGCCAAACGTCCAAACATAAAAAGGAGACAGAAGAACGAAGAAGACGTAGATAAGGATATTTGGCTCAGAGTTGAATAATATAAGAGTAAAGGGCAAAATAAGATTATGAAATATTAAGTAAGGACATAATTGGAAAGAGAAATTAGGTAACGATGGTATAATAAGATTATGAAATATTAAGTAAGGACATAATTGAAAAGAGAAATTAGGTAACGATGGTATAACACCAAATCTGTTGTTACATAGATTGAGGCTTTTCATTGTTACGTAATGatgaaatataacaatataatatAAAGCGTTttaaacaataataaaaacaaacattGTAATTGTGATAACGATACAATACGATACAATGGGTATCAACGCTCCAAACAAGGTGGTAATCAAATCTAATTTAATCTCGAAGATTAATCAAATTAACTTTCAAtaagcaatttttttttacataaattgggacataaCGATTAGTATATTCCCTTAGACCGCTGCACTAGTGAATGAGAAATGGCAAGTATTTTAACCTAGAAACATCCGACAAGAAAAAGTGGGCGTAGTGTGCTAACATTGCCAAATTGATGAGAGTCTGGCACAAAGTAGTACCATAATGAGGCAATTTTATCATAAACATGTTTACAGATTAAAGTCCAATAAAACAACTCTCTGATCTCAAaaggaccaaaaaaaaaaaaaaagtccaataAAACAACTTAAATGGTACGGTGGAGTTTCACGTGAAATAAAGCATGTCTAGCACATTTTTTGTCCGATCAATCAAGAAAGATACCTGAATTACTTTAGGAAGCTTGTCTTATTATTGTGTACCTTTTACCAATAATATTAATCAGGACCATGATGTGAAGAGAAACGGGAAAACTACAGGCACAAAATTAAGCACCTTGCCTGTAATTTATGATTTTGTGATATCCCTCATAATGCAAGTTACTGCCTAGCCCTTCATAGTAAATTTTGTCTGCGGATTACACCAAGATTAGAACTGAGAAGGCTAACAATAACCAGATGAGTTCTTGTGAATTCTATAGATGTATGAAAAGGAAAAGAGCTTAGCATATATGCATTAATATAGTTAAACAAATTACATTATCAGTCAATTTTAAACTTATTTCTTATGTTTTATTTTATGTGATTCGATTTGATTGCCTACGAAGCTTAAAGAAAAAAGACTTTTGCAGCATATGCTCATAACTATGTCAGACGAGTAATATTTATTCAGCTATaatatttttgaaacttgtgatttgAAAGATGTCATACCATTGATCATATTGCTATAAAAGTTTGTCATTGAGGACAAAACAACatatttaatttaaattattttcaaacTTGAAAAAAGGTCATTCCTTTTTAAGTGGACTAAAGAAAATATGGTCTCACAAATTGGTATGGAGTGAAAATACTAATTAACTTATAATTTACATTGTTGTAGTAGGTAACCTTTATTATTTTCCAAATTACTAATTAATTCCATTTAATATGAGGAGTTATACGTAATTATCATTTATGTGATCAGATAGTATAAAAGTTCTTTTACATATCACTGTATAGCATGGTTTAATTGGTAACCTGCCAACGATTATCAGTGCCATGTTACAAGTAAACCTACACTGATATGCGATAGCCTAGATAATTAATGTAGCTCCAAAGGAACAAAAAGCGAAATTCTTATTCAAACATATCTACACATTCTGATTCAGAAAATTAGAATACTGCATCGATTGTCTTCTATTCACAAAAGTTCCCATTCTCTCTTGTCCAATGCTAGTCTTGGGTTCATTCTAATAGAATATCACCAGGCCAACAAAAAAGATACTAACCTATATATGTGacttcttctcttttctttctttcccccCTCCTAATTAATTAACCCGTTACGTTTAGGAAATCAGCCTCGTATCTTATCGATAGCAATTCAGATCACCTCCACAAGCTTGTTTAACAGATAGTGCAAGCATTAGGATTCTCTTCCATGCTGTGGTGAACATGTTGGTAATATGTGTTCATAGGAGGATAATATGGCCTATAAGCAGCTGGTGGAAAAGGTTGTGGTTGTGGCAAAGGAATTATCTGCGGTTGTGGTTGTGGTTGAAGATGTAGttgtgctttcttcacttcttcctttTTGGTTgcttcttcctttttttcttcttcttcttcttcttcttcttttttaggATCTTTTTTTGTTTCCTCTTTGGGTGGTTCCTCTTTCTTTGCTTCCTCCTTAGGTGGTTCCTCTTTCTTTGCTTCTTTGGGTGGTTCCTCTTGCTTTGGTTCTTCCTTAAGTGGCTCCTCCTCTTTCTTAATTTCTTCCTTCTTAGGTTCTTCTATTTTtggtttttctttcttctctggctCTTTAGCTGGTCCTACTATGAGTATCTCTGTCCACCAAAACTTACGTAATCTGCTCACTACGCTCACTGGATCAACGGTCCCAATGATGGTTAACTTCTTACCTTTCATATCCATCGAAATCTCATCGATTCCTACAAAATTTCAGCATACAATGCATTTGATTAATCTCATGGAAGAAGGAAGGAATAAACTTTAGGTACAAGCGTTTGTTTAACTGCTTTTGAGGCTTCTTAGACCACTCCTAGCAAAAGCACATGGATATAGACTCGTAGTAGTGAAATTCGCTTCAATTCATGCACCTAATTACTAACACCCCAAACCAAAAATACTACTGGTACTAGTAAACAATGTAAACGTAAAAGATAACTATTTTTTTTCATGTCAAGTAAATTTTTAGATTAGATAAGATAATCACACAATTCGATATAATATTAA
Encoded here:
- the LOC132632640 gene encoding heavy metal-associated isoprenylated plant protein 39-like isoform X1, giving the protein MHTKLFNSSDSHSLVSDPERDCSLISPKSHSKMKKLILIKLDLQDAREKRKALKTVSALSGIDEISMDMKGKKLTIIGTVDPVSVVSRLRKFWWTEILIVGPAKEPEKKEKPKIEEPKKEEIKKEEEPLKEEPKQEEPPKEAKKEEPPKEEAKKEEPPKEETKKDPKKEEEEEEEEKKEEATKKEEVKKAQLHLQPQPQPQIIPLPQPQPFPPAAYRPYYPPMNTYYQHVHHSMEENPNACTIC
- the LOC132632640 gene encoding heavy metal-associated isoprenylated plant protein 39-like isoform X3; its protein translation is MHTKKLILIKLDLQDAREKRKALKTVSALSGIDEISMDMKGKKLTIIGTVDPVSVVSRLRKFWWTEILIVGPAKEPEKKEKPKIEEPKKEEIKKEEEPLKEEPKQEEPPKEAKKEEPPKEEAKKEEPPKEETKKDPKKEEEEEEEEKKEEATKKEEVKKAQLHLQPQPQPQIIPLPQPQPFPPAAYRPYYPPMNTYYQHVHHSMEENPNACTIC
- the LOC132632640 gene encoding heavy metal-associated isoprenylated plant protein 39-like isoform X2; amino-acid sequence: MFMAELEYPRGSSESLSSKNYSIYKLILIKLDLQDAREKRKALKTVSALSGIDEISMDMKGKKLTIIGTVDPVSVVSRLRKFWWTEILIVGPAKEPEKKEKPKIEEPKKEEIKKEEEPLKEEPKQEEPPKEAKKEEPPKEEAKKEEPPKEETKKDPKKEEEEEEEEKKEEATKKEEVKKAQLHLQPQPQPQIIPLPQPQPFPPAAYRPYYPPMNTYYQHVHHSMEENPNACTIC
- the LOC132632640 gene encoding heavy metal-associated isoprenylated plant protein 39-like isoform X4 codes for the protein MKKLILIKLDLQDAREKRKALKTVSALSGIDEISMDMKGKKLTIIGTVDPVSVVSRLRKFWWTEILIVGPAKEPEKKEKPKIEEPKKEEIKKEEEPLKEEPKQEEPPKEAKKEEPPKEEAKKEEPPKEETKKDPKKEEEEEEEEKKEEATKKEEVKKAQLHLQPQPQPQIIPLPQPQPFPPAAYRPYYPPMNTYYQHVHHSMEENPNACTIC